Proteins encoded within one genomic window of Anopheles gambiae chromosome 3, idAnoGambNW_F1_1, whole genome shotgun sequence:
- the LOC1271399 gene encoding E3 ubiquitin-protein ligase Ufd4 isoform X4, with translation MMGDVDPETLLEWLSMGQGDERDMQLIALEQLCMLLLMSDNVDRCFESCPPRTFLPALCKIFLDELAPENVLEVTARAITYYLDVSSECTRRIVAIDGAIRAICNRLEVADLESRTSRDLAEQCIKVLELICTREAGAVFEGGGLSCVLAFIRDSGSQIHKDTLHSAMAVVSRLCTKVEPSGANVQTCVESLSTLLQHEDPLVADGALKCFASVADRFTRKGVDPAPLAEYGLVRELLQRLSNAAGGPQISSSGGGGSAAISSSLGTNSSTHPESSPSAAQLSSSAPKSAQGAMEAGRSSQSIATTISLLSTLCRGSPSITHDLLRSNLLEAMERAFKGDERCVLDCMRLADLILLLLFEGRQALGRVGGSQGQLAPRVRRADSSTERTHRQLIDCIRSKDTEALIESIESGGIDVNCMDDVGQTLLNWASAFGTLEMVEFLCDKGADVNKGQRSSSLHYAACFGRPGIAKVLLKHGANPDLRDEDGKTPLDKARERPDEGHREVASILQSPGEWMMAATRSDVKCGDSGDETGGAGGVGEPRGDPEMAPVYLKFFLPTFCKTFQSTMLASVRRSSLGLIKKMIQYVQPEVLSKLCSSEGLQSYEQSLGTLLVEVIASVLDNEDDEDGHLVVLTIVQELMSKTQNDFLDHFARLGVYTKVQALMGEPSFDGSDNNDVIKSTSDDAKSAAAAACSSTDASGVVTVTPGAPTVTTASGGTASAAVAVEDAKEILHGKAYHWHDWSICRGRDCLYVWSDSAALELSNGSNGWFRFILDGKLATMYSSGSPENGSDSTGREKVSSDPNVPNEENRGEFLEKLQRARAAVRQGTVSQPILSAPSLARIAVGNWVLQSQKEHQLHINNSEGHQVTILQDELPGFIFESNRGTKHTFTAETTLGPDFAAGWINTKKKKMRCKAEAQKYQLHKLARDLYNRYFKAAQAIPRGAVAKLSKIVHQIEIALEEQQSTSKAALISSTTQQITPPSAGVSWQEKLYNALTELVHLLNEDGVISAYEMYSSGLVQALVAVLSPNYWDLGMNRTKANKYQKQRLSIFKKCMYGGELKTGKNTAAILVQKLVAVLESIEKLPVYMYDSPGGSYGLQILTKKLSFRLERAACEQTLFDRTGRNLKMEPLATVGHLNKYLLKMVAKQWYDMERSSFLYLRKMKEAKSGTMQFRHRHDFDENGLIYYIGTNGRTLEWVNPAQYGLVTVTSSEGKQLPYGKLEDILSRDSVSVNCHTKDNKKSWFAIDLGIFILPTAYTLRHARGYGRSALRNWLFQMSKDGVSWVTLLTHTDDKSLAEPGSTCTWPIDCPADEQQGYRHVRIHQNGRNASGQTHYLSLSGFEIYGKVMSVCEDMDKTAAKENEAKLRKERRQIRSQLKYITDGARVVRGVDWHWDDQDGSPPGEGTVIAEIHNGWIDVKWDHGMRNSYRMGAEGKYDLKLANVDGLMAGGYDLHSSGISVTTAGGGANNNQFASTANVQCELADGGSTASGKKKVYDKSLNVLTSRKSSSTPSLPDATTENRSSVASTEQATSADNLSWKQAVEVITENVLSSARSDLATVGSGGSSNDLSSSVVTSSTATTGNNQEVSVTVHSSLSERGNNIPDLSQINSSTSMLVSDLATITENLSLSDGSAKQSGTATASSAGGQQFVSNISGTGVPVLMGSSSSSSSSSSTEENNKTNNINETNNKINLTSGSGASSVASGSSASSGKAGLSYLQTRLDMMGKMREGVDMLRNNTNNFLSSELLTQSNLLSSVKIAFPPIPPANATTGSSSSTTATTIPGSASYGSSIFVASTSTGTNPAASSGTGAKTPTDKFDVKFNNTATANTFKKVLNEAKQIGAEQPPAPPAPASSMGGRDATNNLKNNIVVVGSTETTVLGGGGGGGSSQDDPNAMDCLMGSVSGSDGVNVVPVVAPSPNSMSVSVPNLTSSGTGANNHSHNASHRTSSHHHHHHNHPDSASQTLANDAQPPPPGLLETFAAIARRRTSGSGSNSNSNANNNNENNNAASHPSSSSSSSSQQTTAAVPINNQLISSGAGALVGGGGGGVLQNNSNFFPRGPNSVTSLVKLALSSHTGLLSTAQSYPSLFSSSSNNNAAAGQGAGNNNNANNMVGVGQVNPLNPALTMSLTSTSSDSEQVSLEDFLEQCRAPTLLGDLEDDEDIEDENDDDENEDEYEEVGNTLLQVMVSRNLLSFMEERTFENRLPTAGKRKSWDDEFVLKRQFSALIPAFDPRPGKTNVNQTSDLDIPAPGSNSATDPTEQPQSSSSGRGALPEPGSGQSSTAISSLPQPTLSLILRGPNINGVNDVEVDLTQSDWTIFRAVQELMLQTTMPKQDKFRKIWQPTYTIIYREASPGSSSSLLGGGGKEDFSSGEEGRATPIISMYSQRSHGSTLSPSSPVPGTPSLSGGGGAGGTGASSGGALSSAPGTGGNQQQQQQYCSVEDVLQLLSQLNSINQSLAATPTNNDKNLMPDVESHYLSPDVFMSKKITNKLQQQIQDPLVLSSGSLPKWCEEYNQTCPFLFPFETRQLYFSCTAFGASRSIVWLQSQRDVSLERQRAPGLSPRHADQQEFRVGRLKHERVKVPRGENLLDWAQQVMKVHCNRKSVLEVEFVGEEGTGLGPTLEFYALVAAELQRSDLGMWLCDDEEPKLIEDEIDLGEGSKPVGYYVRRSTGLFPAPLPQDSDISEDVSGYFWFLGVFLAKVLQDNRLVDLPLSNSFLQLLSHSRSMARGATSQTGSLLGKSGVSDDIMMSSILSEDSDRDRDLLVDSYQSKMAMASDGAWYDGILTQENLQEIDPIRYQFLRELQELVQQKQAIEQNDALSSEEKLQQISELKLNTKTGCVALEDLALTFTYLPSSRNYGYASADLLPNGANIDVTINNVEEYCNLTVAFCLQEGIAKQLAAFHRGFCEVFALNKLAAFTPDEIRKMLCGEQNPEWTREDIMTYTEPKLGYTKESPGFLRFVNVLMGMNGSERKAFLQFTTGCSSLPPGGLANLHPRLTVVRKVDAGEGSYPSVNTCVHYLKLPDYPNEQILRERLLTATKEKGFHLN, from the exons ATG aTGGGAGACGTCGATCCTGAAACACTTTTAGAATGGCTCTCGATGGGTCAGGGCGACGAGCGCGACATGCAGCTGATTGCGCTGGAGCAACTCTGCATGCTGCTGCTCATGTCCGACAATGTAGATAGATGTTTTGAAAG CTGTCCACCGCGAACGTTCCTGCCCGCGCTGTGTAAAATATTTCTCGACGAGCTGGCGCCGGAGAATGTGCTCGAGGTGACGGCCCGCGCCATCACGTACTATCTGGACGTGTCGTCGGAGTGTACGCGCCGGATCGTCGCCATCGATGGGGCGATCCGAGCGATCTGCAACCGGCTCGAGGTGGCCGACCTCGAGAGCCGCACGAGCCGCGACCTGGCCGAACAGTGCATCAAGGTGCTGGAGCTGATCTGTACGCGGGAGGCGGGCGCCGTGTTCGAGGGCGGCGGTCTCAGCTGTGTGCTCGCGTTCATCCGCGACAGCGGCTCGCAGATCCACAAGGACACGCTGCACTCGGCGATGGCGGTGGTGTCGCGGCTCTGCACGAAGGTGGAACCGTCGGGCGCGAACGTGCAGACGTGCGTGGAGAGCCTGAGcacgctgctgcagcacgAGGATCCGCTCGTGGCGGACGGGGCGCTCAAGTGCTTCGCCTCGGTGGCGGATCGGTTCACGCGCAAGGGCGTGGATCCGGCCCCGCTCGCCGAGTACGGGCTGGTGCGGGAGCTGCTCCAGCGGCTGAGTAATGCCGCCGGCGGGCCACAGATTTCATcgagcggtggcggtggcagtgCGGCGATCTCCTCCAGCCTGGGAACAAACTCCTCCACGCACCCGGAATCATCGCCGTCCGCGGCGCAGCTGTCGTCGTCGGCGCCCAAGTCAGCGCAGGGCGCGATGGAGGCGGGCCGATCGAGCCAATCGATCGCGACCACGATCTCGCTGCTGTCGACCCTGTGCCGCGGCTCGCCCTCGATCACGCACGATCTGCTCCGGTCCAATCTGCTCGAGGCGATGGAGCGCGCGTTCAAGGGCGACGAGCGGTGCGTGCTGGACTGCATGCGGCTGGCTGACCtgattctgctgctgctgttcgaggGCCGGCAGGCACTGGGGCGGGTCGGCGGTTCGCAGGGTCAGCTAGCGCCGCGCGTTCGGCGGGCCGATTCCAGCACGGAGCGCACGCACCGGCAGCTGATCGACTGCATCCGCAGCAAGGACACGGAGGCGCTGATCGAATCGATCGAGTCGGGCGGCATCGACGTGAACTGTATGGACGACGTCGGGCAGACGCTGCTGAACTGGGCGTCCGCCTTCGGGACGCTCGAGATGGTGGAGTTTCTGTGCGATAAGGGCGCGGACGTGAACAAGGGCCAGCGCAGCTCGTCGTTGCACTACGCCGCGTGCTTTGGGCGGCCGGGCATTGCCAAGGTGCTGCTCAAGCACGGTGCCAATCCGGATCTGCGCGACGAGGACGGCAAAACGCCACTGGACAAGGCGCGCGAACGGCCGGACGAGGGCCACCGGGAGGTGGCCTCGATCCTGCAGTCGCCCGGCGAGTGGATGATGGCGGCAACCCGGTCGGACGTAAAGTGCGGCGACAGTGGAGATGAGACgggcggtgctggtggtgtcgGGGAACCGCGGGGCGATCCGGAGATGGCGCCGGTGTATCTCAAGTTTTTCCTACCGACATTCTGCAAAACTTTCCAAAGCACAATGCTTGCTAGCGTGCGTAGATCTAGCCTAG GACTTATCAAGAAAATGATCCAGTATGTACAGCCGGAGGTCCTCTCGAAGCTCTGCTCCTCCGAGGGTCTGCAAAGTTACGAGCAAAGCTTAGGCACGCTTCTAGTCGAAGTCATCGCAAGCGTGCTGGACAATGAG GATGACGAGGATGGCCATCTGGTGGTGCTTACGATCGTGCAGGAGCTGATGTCGAAAACGCAAAACGATTTCCTCGACCATTTCGCGCGGCTGGGCGTCTACACCAAGGTGCAAGCGCTGATGGGCGAGCCTAGCTTCGATGGTAGCGACAATAACGATGTAATTAAATCGACATCGGACGACGCAAaatcagcagctgcagcagcatgcTCCTCTACGGATGCCTCCGGTGTAGTGACGGTAACGCCGGGCGCTCCAACAGTAACTACTGCGTCCGGTGGCACCGCCAGTGCTGCGGTCGCCGTAGAGGACGCGAAGGAGATACTGCACGGCAAGGCGTACCATTGGCACGACTGGAGCATCTGCCGCGGGCGGGACTGTCTGTACGTGTGGTCGGATTCGGCGGCACTGGAGCTGTCGAATGGATCGAACGGATGGTTCCGGTTCATACTGGACGGTAAACTGGCCACGATGTACTCGAGCGGCAGTCCAGAGAACGGTAGCGATAGTACGG GCAGGGAAAAGGTCTCCTCCGATCCGAACGTGCCTAATGAAG AAAATCGTGGCGAATTTCTGGAAAAGCTACAGCGCGCCCGAGCCGCCGTACGGCAGGGCACCGTATCGCAGCCCATCCTGTCGGCCCCGAGCCTGGCACGCATCGCCGTGGGCAACTGGGTGCTGCAGAGCCAGAAGGAGCATCAGCTACATATCAACAATTCCGAGGGCCATCAGGTGACGATACTGCAGGACGAGCTGCCCGGGTTCATCTTCGAGAGCAACCGGGGCACGAAGCATACGTTCACCGCGGAGACGACGCTGGGACCGGACTTTGCGGCCGGTTGGATCaacacgaagaagaagaagatgcgcTGCAAGGCCGAGGCCCAAAAGTATCAG CTGCACAAGTTGGCTCGCGACCTGTACAACCGATATTTCAAGGCGGCCCAGGCCATACCGCGTGGTGCCGTTGCAAAACTGTCCAAGATTGTGCATCAGATCGAGATAGCCCTGGAGGAGCAGCAGTCCACGTCGAAGGCCGCGCTCATTTCCAGCACGACACAGCAAATTACACCACCATCGGCCGGCGTAAGCTGGCAGGAGAAGCTGTACAACGCGCTGACCGAGCTGGTGCACCTGCTGAACGAGGACGGCGTGATCAGTGCGTACGAGATGTACAGCTCTGGGTTGGTGCAAGCGCTTGTCGCCGTCCTTTCGCCCAACTACTGGGACCTGGGCATGAACCGCACCAAAGCGAACAAGTACCAGAAGCAGCGGCTTTCGATCTTCAAGAAGTGCATGTACGGTGGGGAGCTGAAAACGGGCAAAAACACGGCCGCCATACTGGTGCAGAAGCTGGTGGCGGTGCTGGAAAGCATCGAAAAGCTGCCGGTCTACATGTACGATTCGCCCGGCGGTAGCTACGGGCTGCAGATACTGACCAAGAAGCTTAGCTTCCGGCTCGAGCGGGCGGCCTGCGAGCAGACGCTGTTCGATCGGACCGGGCGCAACCTGAAGATGGAACCGCTCGCGACCGTTGGCCACCTGAACAAGTATCTGCTGAAGATGGTCGCCAAGCAGTGGTACGATATGGAGCGCTCGTCCTTTCTGTACCTGCGCAAGATGAAGGAAGCGAAGTCGGGCACGATGCAGTTCCGCCATCGGCACGATTTCGACGAGAACGGGCTGATCTACTACATTGGCACGAACGGGCGCACGCTGGAGTGGGTCAATCCGGCCCAGTACGGGCTGGTAACGGTGACGAGCAGCGAGGGCAAGCAGCTACCGTACGGCAAGCTGGAGGACATTCTTTCCCGCGACAGCGTGAGTGTCAACTGCCACACGAAGGACAACAAAAAGTCGTGGTTCGCGATCGATCTGGGCATCTTCATCCTGCCGACGGCGTACACGCTGCGGCACGCGCGCGGCTACGGCCGGTCGGCCCTGCGCAACTGGCTGTTCCAGATGTCGAAGGATGGCGTCAGCTGGGTCacgctgctcacacacacggacgACAAAAGTTTGGCCGAGCCGGGCAGCACCTGCACCTGGCCGATCGATTGCCCGGCGGACGAGCAGCAGGGCTACCGGCACGTGCGCATCCACCAGAACGGGCGCAACGCGTCCGGCCAAACGCACTACCTTAGCCTGAGCGGGTTTGAAATCTACGGCAAGGTGATGTCGGTGTGCGAGGACATGGACAAAACAGCGGCGAAGGAGAACGAAGCGAAGCTGCGCAAAGAGCGCCGCCAGATCCGTTCGCAGCTCAAGTACATTACGGACGGGGCGCGGGTGGTGCGCGGTGTCGACTGGCACTGGGACGATCAGGACGGCAGTCCGCCGGGCGAGGGCACGGTGATTGCGGAGATACACAACGGTTGGATCGATGTGAAGTGGGACCACGGCATGCGCAACTCGTACCGCATGGGCGCGGAGGGCAAGTACGATCTGAAGCTGGCCAACGTGGACGGTTTGATGGCGGGTGGGTACGATCTGCACAGCAGTGGCATCTCCGTTACGACGGCGGGGGGTGGAGCTAATAACAATCAGTTCGCCTCCACGGCCAACGTTCAGTGTGAGCTGGCGGATGGTGGTAGTACCGCGTCGGGCAAGAAGAAGGTTTACGACAAATCGCTGAACGTGCTAACGAGCCGTAAATCGAGCTCGACCCCAAGTTTGCCGGATGCGACGACCGAAAACCGATCTTCTGTGGCTTCAACGGAGCAGGCGACGTCGGCCGATAATCTGTCCTGGAAGCAGGCGGTTGAGGTGATCACGGAGAATGTGCTGTCATCGGCTCGTTCCGATCTGGCGACCGTTGGCAGTGGAGGAAGCAGTAACGATCTTTCTTCTTCGGTCGTTACCTCCAGCACGGCAACCACGGGGAACAATCAGGAAGTGTCCGTCACGGTACACTCATCGCTGAGCGAGCGGGGCAACAATATTCCCGATCTGTCGCAAATCAACAGCAGCACCTCCATGTTGGTGTCCGATCTGGCCACCATCACGGAGAATCTATCCCTCTCGGATGGTTCGGCGAAGCAAAGCGGTACCGCCACCGCTTCCTCGGCCGGTGGGCAGCAGTTTGTGAGCAACATCAGCGGCACGGGCGTTCCCGTGCTGATGGGTTCGTCCTCCtcttcgtcctcctcctcctcgacggaggaaaacaacaaaacgaacaacatCAACGAGACGAACAACAAGATCAATCTAACGAGCGGCAGCGGCGCGAGCAGTGTCGCTAGCGGTAGCAGCGCCTCGAGCGGCAAGGCCGGCCTGTCCTACCTGCAGACGCGCCTCGACATGATGGGCAAGATGCGCGAGGGCGTCGACATGCTGCGCAACAACACGAACAATTTCCTATCCTCCGAGCTGCTCACGCAGTCGAACTTGCTTTCCTCCGTCAAGATTGCGTTCCCGCCGATTCCGCCGGCCAACGCCAcgacgggcagcagcagcagcacgaccgccaccaccatcccCGGCAGCGCATCGTACGGCAGCAGCATCTTCGTGGCAAGCACCAGCACTGGCACAAACCCGGCGGCGTCCTCCGGAACGGGCGCCAAGACCCCGACGGACAAGTTTGACGTGAAGTTCAACAACACCGCCACCGCGAACACGTTCAAGAAGGTGCTGAACGAGGCGAAGCAAATCGGGGCGGAACAGCCACccgcaccaccagcaccggcCTCGTCGATGGGCGGCCGCGATGCGACGAACAATCTGAAGAACAACATCGTCGTGGTCGGTTCGACGGAAACGACGGtgctgggtggtggtggcggtggcggttcGTCGCAGGACGATCCGAACGCGATGGACTGTCTGATGGGGTCCGTTTCCGGCAGCGATGGAGTGAATGTGGTCCCCGTAGTGGCACCCTCGCCGAACTCGATGAGCGTCAGCGTGCCGAACCTGACGAGCAGCGGCACTGGAGCGAACAATCATTCACACAACGCGTCCCATCGCACGTCctcccaccatcaccatcatcataatcatccgGACAGTGCGTCCCAAACGCTGGCGAACGACGCGCAACCGCCCCCGCCGGGGCTGCTGGAAACGTTCGCGGCCATCGCACGGCGCCGCACGTCCGGCAGTGGCTCGAACTCCAACAGCaacgccaacaacaacaatgaaaacaacaacgctgcaTCGCATCcttcctcctcatcctcctcctcgtcgcaGCAGACGACGGCGGCGGTTCCGATCAACAATCAGCTGATTAGCAGCGGAGCAGGAGCGCTGGtgggtggaggtggtggtggtgtgctgcaGAACAACAGCAACTTTTTCCCCCGTGGACCAAACTCGGTGACCAGCCTGGTGAAGCTGGCACTGTCCAGCCACACCGGGCTGCTCAGCACGGCCCAAAGCTACCCGAGCCTGTTCAGCTCGTCGTCGAACAACAATGCTGCGGCCGGACAGGGTGCCGGgaataacaacaacgccaACAACATGGTCGGCGTGGGACAGGTGAACCCGCTGAACCCCGCCCTCACCATGAGCCTGACGTCGACGTCGAGCGATAGCGAGCAGGTGTCGCTGGAGGACTTCCTGGAGCAGTGCCGAGCGCCGACGCTGCTGGGCGACCTGGAAGACGACGAAGACATCGAGGACGagaacgacgacgatgagAACGAGGACGAGTACGAGGAGGTGGGCAACACGCTGCTGCAGGTGATGGTTTCGCGCAATCTGCTCTCCTTCATGGAGGAGCGCACGTTCGAGAATCGGCTGCCGACGGCCGGCAAGCGCAAATCCTGGGACGATGAGTTTGTGCTGAAGCGCCAATTCTCCGCCCTGATACCGGCGTTCGATCCCCGGCCGGGCAAGACCAACGTGAACCAGACGAGCGATCTGGATATTCCTGCGCCGGGCAGCAACAGCGCGACCGATCCAACGGAGCAACCGCAGTCGTCTTCGTCGGGCAGGGGAGCGCTGCCGGAACCGGGCAGCGGCCAGTCGTCGACGGCGATCTCTTCGCTGCCGCAGCCGACCCTGTCGCTGATACTGCGCGGCCCAAACATTAACGGCGTGAACGACGTGGAGGTTGACCTGACGCAGTCCGACTGGACGATCTTCCGGGCGGTGCAGGAGCTGATGCTGCAGACGACGATGCCGAAGCAGGACAAGTTCCGCAAGATCTGGCAGCCAACGTACACGATCATCTACCGGGAGGCTAGTCCGGGCTCGTCCTCGTCGCTGTTGGGTGGCGGTGGAAAGGAAGACTTTAGCAGCGGAGAGGAAGGCCGTGCTACGCCGATCATTTCGATGTACTCGCAGCGCAGCCACGGGTCGACGCTGTCACCGAGCTCTCCGGTCCCGGGCACACCGTCCCtttccggtggtggtggtgctggtggtacgGGAGCCTCAAGTGGTGGCGCACTGTCCTCCGCCCCGGGAACGGGcggcaaccagcagcagcagcagcaatactGCTCGGTCGAGGACGTACTGCAGCTGCTCTCGCAGCTCAACAGCATCAACCAGTCGCTGGCGGCGACGCCGACCAACAACGACAAGAACCTGATGCCGGACGTGGAGTCGCACTACCTCAGTCCGGACGTGTTCATGAGCAAGAAGATCACGAacaagctgcagcagcagatccAGGACCCGCTCGTCCTGTCCAGCGGCAGCCTGCCCAAGTGGTGCGAGGAGTACAACCAGACCTGCCCGTTCCTGTTCCCGTTCGAGACGCGCCAGCTGTACTTCAGCTGCACCGCGTTCGGCGCCTCGCGCAGCATCGTCTGGCTGCAGTCGCAGCGCGACGTCAGCCTGGAGCGGCAGCGCGCACCGGGCCTGAGCCCGCGGCACGCCGACCAGCAAGAGTTCCGCGTCGGCCGGCTGAAGCACGAGCGCGTGAAGGTGCCGCGCGGCGAGAACCTGCTCGACTGGGCGCAACAGGTGATGAAGGTGCACTGCAACCGCAAGTCCGTGCTGGAGGTGGAATTCGTCGGTGAGGAGGGCACGGGGCTGGGACCGACGCTCGAGTTTTACGCGCTCGTCGCGGCGGAACTGCAGCGCAGCGATCTCGGCATGTGGCTGTGCGACGACGAGGAACCGAAGCTGATCGAGGACGAGATCGATCTCGGCGAGGGCAGCAAACCGGTCGGGTACTATGTGCGCCGATCGACCGGTCTCTTCCCCGCCCCGCTCCCCCAGGACTCGGACATTAGCGAGGACGTGTCGGGCTACTTCTGGTTCCTGGGCGTGTTTTTGGCCAAGGTGCTTCAGGACAACCGGCTGGTGGATTTGCCCCTGTCGAACAGCTTCCTGCAGCTGCTCAGCCACAGCCGTTCGATGGCGCGTGGTGCGACCAGCCAGACCGGCTCGCTGCTGGGCAAATCGGGCGTCAGCGATGACATCATGATGTCGTCCATCCTGTCGGAGGACAGTGATCGCGACCGGGACCTCCTGGTCGACTCGTACCAATCCAAGATGGCGATGGCAAGCGATGGCGCCTGGTACGATGGCATACTGACGCAGGAAAATCTGCAGGAAATCGACCCGATCCGGTACCAGTTCCTGCGCGAGCTGCAGgagctggtgcagcagaaGCAAGCGATCGAGCAGAACGACGCGCTCAGCTCGGAGGAGAAGCTGCAGCAGATCAGCGAGTTGAAGCTAAACACCAAAACGGGCTGTGTGGCGCTGGAGGATCTGGCGCTTACCTTTACCTACCTGCCGAGCTCGCGCAACTACGGGTACGCGTCGGCCGACCTGCTCCCGAACGGGGCGAACATCGACGTGACGATCAACAACGTGGAGGAGTACTGCAATCTGACCGTGGCGTTCTGCCTGCAGGAGGGCATCGCGAAGCAGCTGGCCGCGTTCCATCGCGGCTTTTGCGAGGTGTTTGCGCTGAACAAGCTGGCCGCGTTCACGCCGGACGAGATCCGGAAGATGCTGTGCGGCGAGCAGAACCCGGAGTGGACGCGCGAAGACATCATGACCTACACGGAACCGAAGCTCGGCTACACCAAGGAAAG CCCCGGTTTCCTGCGCTTCGTCAACGTGTTGATGGGCATGAATGGGTCGGAAAGGAAAGCGTTCCTTCAGTTTACGACCGGCTGCAGCAGTCTGCCACCTGGCGGGCTGGCCAATCTACACCCACGGCTGACGGTCGTGCGCAAGGTGGACGCGGGCGAGGGTTCGTACCCGTCGGTCAACACGTGCGTCCACTACCTGAAGCTGCCCGACTACCCGAACGAGCAGATACTGCGCGAGCGGCTGCTGACGGCCACCAAGGAGAAAGGGTTCCATCTGAACTAA